Genomic DNA from bacterium:
ATCCGCTCCATCCCCCGGCGGCCGTTCAGCCCGGGGGTGCTCGTCCGCCACCTCCTCGGCAACCTGACCGCCCTGTGGCTGGCGCTCCTGACGGCCGGCTCCGTCCTGGGCGTGCTCTGGGAGGGCGGCTGGTTCTACCGGGTGCCGCTCGCGCTGACGGTGGTCTTCCTGCTCGGAGCGGTCATCGGGAGAACCGTCTTCAACCTCGGCTTCCGTTCGAGGGTCTACTTTCCGCTCTGGTGGCTCTTCCAGGGCCTGCTCGCCGAGATGAAGGCCTGGCTGTCGTTGGGACGGAAACCCACATCCGGCTGATGGCCGACGTGACCCGCTTCTACCCGGTGGAACGGAATCCCCACGGATGGTATGATGGGGTGTCGTTGACGAACCCCGTTTCGGACAAGGGGTTTAAATCCCTTGCCAAGGAAAGGACCGACATGAAACGCATTTACCTGTTGTCAATCCTGCTCCTCGCCGCCGTCGCCTCCTGCGGCGGGGAAACCGGAGCCCTCGTACCGCTCCCCACCGACCAGACGCCCGTCGTCCTCATAGATACCGACATCGGCAACTTCTACATCCTCCTCCACGATTCGGTCAACCCGGCGACGGTGGCGAACTTCACGGACCTGGTGGAGCGGGGGAAGTACGACGGCATCGGTTTCCACCGCGTGGAGAAGGGGCACGTCATCCAGGCCGGCTGCCCGTACTGGAACGACCCCGCGCGGGCGGGGACCGGCAATCTGGCCGAGGGCTATCTTCCCTTCGAGAACGCCACGCTGCAGCACATCGAGGGGGCGGTGGGGATGGCCCGGAGCCGGGAGAAGGACTCGGCGGGCAGCCAGTTCTACGTCTGCCTCGCCCCGCGACCGCACCTGGACGGCGACTACGTGGTCTTCGGCCAGGTCATCGCCGGGATGGAGGTGGTCCACCGGGTAGAGGTGGGCACGATGATAGAGAAGGCCAGTGTCATGACCTACGGCGATTTCATCGAGAAGGCGCGGCGCGGCGAGCTGGGCATCCGCCCGGAGATTACCGAAATGCCGGCGTTCGAAATTTCCCCCTCGGGGGAGTGAACTGCGTAAAAGGGAGGCCCCTCCGGGGGCCTTTTTATTACCCAACTGCTGAAGGACGCCCAAGACGACTTCGAGTCCCCGCAAAAGGGGAGGCCCCAACGGGGCCTTTATTTCCTTTTGGTCGCAGAGCGCAAAGACCTCGGGGATTGGAAACCACCGCGCATCCGGCCCACCCGCCCGCCGGGATTACGCCGCTCCCTCGGCCCGGACGGTCAGCCACAGCGGACACGGTTCGGTGAAGCCGCGCAGACGGAACTCGCCCACCGGCTCGAAAAGTTTCCGCTCCTCCTCCCCGAGCTGCTCCAGCACCTGTCGGGTGGCCAGGATGCGGCCCGAGACGGGCAGGTGGCGGTCCGGCGGGGCGGGGTCCACGCGGTCCTCCTCACGGACGCCGTCAATGCGGAAGGCGCGGTGGACCTCGACTCCCAGGGGATCGCCGCCCAGGCCGGTGTTGACCGCCCCCCAGTGCAGGGCCACGCGGACCGAGCCCCGTTCCAGGAACTCCCGGGCCGCCGCGAGCGCCTGGGGCACGGTGCGGTAGATGCCCAGGAAACCGTCGCCCGTGTTTTTCAAAAAGAGCAGGTCGTCGGCGGAGGGGTGCTCCATGAACTCCCGGTGGAACCGGTTCACCTGGTCTATGAAGAGCGTGTCGCCGAAATCCACCAACAGGCTGGTGGACTCCACCAGGTCCAGCACGAGGATGGCCGACTCCGGCGAGGTTTCCAGGGGCGTTACCAGTTGGTGCCGCTCCAGCTCGTCGCCCAGGAGCCTGACGACGGTGGCGAAGAAGTCGAGTTTCTCCCGGGGCCAGTTGGTGGATCGCCGGTCGTCGCGGCAGATGTCCAGGGACACGGCCGCGCATATTTCGCCCCCCAGCCGCACCGGACTGACCACGATGGCGGCGATGTTCTGCAGAATCTCCATGACCGAGAGCACCGGTCCGGCGATGAACCGGAGCCCCTTCGGCAGGAGCTCCACCGCCGTCTGCCGGGTCCAGAGGTGGACATCGGAGTAGAGCAGCTTTTCGACGATCTCGACGGGCAGCTTCTGACCGACGGTGGGCTTGACCCCGCGGTCAACCCACTCGACGACGGTGACGTAGACGTTGGCGGTGAGCTCGTTGTAGCAGGCGCGGCTGACGTCGAAACCCGGCCCCAGGATGTTGACGAAGCGCCGGACGAGCTCGTCCTTGGAGAGGGAACGGTCCTTGAAGGCCCGACTGAGCTCGGAGAGGACCCACGCGTAGGGCGGCCGACCGTCCGCGAGGACCCCCGGCCCGACCCCCGGGTCCAGCCGGTTTGGTTTCCGGGGGGTCCGTTCATGAACTGTGTCGCCGTCATCCATGATTGGTGGAAGGCTCACATCTTCTGCAGATTGGCGAACTTGGCGACGAGCTTTTTGATGCCGTGCCGGGCGAACTTGACGGTGAGCTTTAGGCTGTCGCCGTCTCCGGCCCGGGAGAGGATGATCCCCCGCCCCCACTTGTCGTGCCAGACCCGGTCCCCGATGGAGTACGCCGGCGCCGCTTTCTTGGCCTTCTCCCGCTCCTGTTCGTGCTCCACGGCCAGGAGGTCCTGGGAGGTCGCGAACATGGTCAGGGTGTGCACGGAGTGGTCCTCGAGGAGGCTGACGGGCAGCTCCTTTAAAAACGGGCTGGGCTTGGTCCACACCTTGCGACCCTCGAGGTTGCGCCGCAGCGCCCGCGTGAGGTATACCTTGTACCGGGCCCGGGTCAGCCCCACGAAGAAGAGGCGGCGCTCCTCCTCGATGTCATCGTACCTGGAGGAACCCTTGTACTTCAGGGGCAAAAGCCCCTCCTCGACGCCGGTGATGAAAACGATGGGGAACTCGAGCCCCTTGGAGGCGTGGAGGGTCAGAAGGGACACGGACCCCGCGGTCTCGTCGAAATCGTCTATGGGGGCGGCCAGGGAGACCTCCTCGAGGAACTCCTCCAGCATGCCGTCGGGATTCGACGAGATGAAATCGTGGGCCGTGTCCACGAACTCCTCCACGTTCTCCAGCCGGGAAACGGCGTCGCCCGCCTTCTGCAGCCAGCTCGTGTAATCCACGCGCTCCAGGAGCATCTCCAGCAGCTTGTCCACCGGCTCGCGAATGGTCGTCAGCTCGTCGAGGAGGTCCATCAGCCGGACGACGGCGCGCCGGGCCCGGGGGGGGATCAGCTCCTCGTCCACGCAGCGGCGGACGGTGTCGAAGAGTGCGGTGGGGTTCCGCTCTATCTCCTCCATCACGCGATCCACGGAAATCTTCCCCACCCCGCGGCTGGGGACGTTGATGATCCGGCGGAAGCTGAGGATGTCGTTGGGGTTGACGATGAGCCGCAGGTAGGCCAGGAGGTCCCGTATCTCTCGGCGGTCGTAGAACCGGGAGCCGGCGATGGTCGTGTACGGGATGGACCGCTTGCGCAGGGCGTCCTCCAGGACCCGGCTCTGGTCGTTGGTGCGGTAGAGGATGGCGTAGTCGGCGTAGTTCGACTTCTTCTCCGTGTTGACCGATCGGAAAATTTCCGTGGCGATCCAGCCCGACTCGTCGTACTCGTCGGACCCGGCGTACACGCTTATCTTCTCGCCCTCCTCGCCCCGGGTCCACAGGTCCCTGTCGAGGCCGAGCGGTCGCGGGTTGTGGGAGATGAGGGAGTTGGCCGCCTTGAGGATGGTCTGGGTCGAGCGGTAGTTCTCCAGGAGGGTGATGATGCGGACGTTTTCGAAATCCTCGGTGACGCGCAGGATGTTCGTCGGATCGGCGCCGCGCCAGCGGTAGATGCTCTGGTCCGGGTCGCCGACGACGGCGAGCCCGTCGCTCCCCGAGGCCAGGGCCCGGATGAGCTCGTGCTGGGCCGCGTTGGTGTCCTGGTACTCGTCCACCAGGATGTGCTTGAACCGGCTCTGCCAGCGCCGGAGGACCTCCGGGAATTCCCGGAAGAGCTTCACCGT
This window encodes:
- a CDS encoding peptidylprolyl isomerase — translated: MKRIYLLSILLLAAVASCGGETGALVPLPTDQTPVVLIDTDIGNFYILLHDSVNPATVANFTDLVERGKYDGIGFHRVEKGHVIQAGCPYWNDPARAGTGNLAEGYLPFENATLQHIEGAVGMARSREKDSAGSQFYVCLAPRPHLDGDYVVFGQVIAGMEVVHRVEVGTMIEKASVMTYGDFIEKARRGELGIRPEITEMPAFEISPSGE
- a CDS encoding UvrD-helicase domain-containing protein — protein: MDNLLIFLNPIQLQAVTHRGSPFLVLAGAGSGKTRVVTTRVAHLIDQGDAKPDEILAVTFTNKAATEMRVRVDSLIGERAGSATAARVWVHTFHAFCARLLRREIGHIPGRENEFVIATQADQLAILKRLVGPGEGPGALKPTDVLTVIERAKHHLVEPEEFPAHTAHEKRIKAFYESYQTELLDSGALDYADLILVTVKLFREFPEVLRRWQSRFKHILVDEYQDTNAAQHELIRALASGSDGLAVVGDPDQSIYRWRGADPTNILRVTEDFENVRIITLLENYRSTQTILKAANSLISHNPRPLGLDRDLWTRGEEGEKISVYAGSDEYDESGWIATEIFRSVNTEKKSNYADYAILYRTNDQSRVLEDALRKRSIPYTTIAGSRFYDRREIRDLLAYLRLIVNPNDILSFRRIINVPSRGVGKISVDRVMEEIERNPTALFDTVRRCVDEELIPPRARRAVVRLMDLLDELTTIREPVDKLLEMLLERVDYTSWLQKAGDAVSRLENVEEFVDTAHDFISSNPDGMLEEFLEEVSLAAPIDDFDETAGSVSLLTLHASKGLEFPIVFITGVEEGLLPLKYKGSSRYDDIEEERRLFFVGLTRARYKVYLTRALRRNLEGRKVWTKPSPFLKELPVSLLEDHSVHTLTMFATSQDLLAVEHEQEREKAKKAAPAYSIGDRVWHDKWGRGIILSRAGDGDSLKLTVKFARHGIKKLVAKFANLQKM